A genomic window from Caballeronia sp. SBC1 includes:
- the tolA gene encoding cell envelope integrity protein TolA, whose protein sequence is MNRQPSGHPGARTSARPVRPPRERGTWKAFALAALMHVLLGILLYHGVNWQNNTPAGSEAELWTEIPDLSAPTPRPVPPPAPPIKVQPAPPPAKDEEADIALQEKKRKQQEAVARAAQLAEQQRAQQLADQEAEAKRQQQLAAQQAAQQAALAAQKAAQDKQKQADKQKQLAQQKLDQQKTQQAKEKEADAAKAAEQQKEAETKAQEQAEAKAKAQADAKAKAKAQADAQAKAKLDKERSARLAALQGQAGGGTSESGEGLAKSGTGRGAGGTATSAGYSEKVQRRVRPNIVWAGETAGLETVVSVRVSPATGTLLSASIQRSSGNEQWDQAALRAVQRSDPMPLDTNGQAPGTFLITLRPAGG, encoded by the coding sequence ATGAATCGGCAGCCCAGTGGGCACCCTGGCGCGCGGACCAGCGCGCGCCCCGTCCGTCCGCCGCGTGAACGCGGGACATGGAAGGCGTTCGCGCTCGCCGCGCTGATGCATGTGCTGCTCGGCATCCTGCTGTATCACGGCGTCAACTGGCAAAACAACACCCCGGCGGGTTCCGAGGCCGAACTGTGGACCGAGATCCCGGATCTGTCGGCGCCTACCCCCCGCCCTGTTCCGCCGCCCGCCCCGCCGATCAAGGTGCAGCCCGCGCCGCCGCCGGCCAAGGATGAGGAAGCTGACATCGCATTGCAGGAAAAGAAGCGTAAACAGCAGGAAGCGGTGGCGCGTGCCGCGCAACTCGCTGAACAGCAGCGCGCACAGCAGTTGGCCGACCAGGAAGCCGAGGCCAAGCGTCAGCAGCAGCTCGCGGCGCAGCAAGCCGCGCAACAAGCTGCTTTAGCGGCGCAAAAAGCGGCTCAGGACAAGCAGAAACAGGCCGATAAGCAAAAGCAGCTTGCTCAGCAAAAGCTCGACCAGCAGAAGACGCAACAGGCTAAAGAGAAGGAAGCTGACGCAGCGAAAGCCGCGGAACAGCAGAAGGAAGCCGAAACGAAGGCACAAGAACAGGCAGAGGCCAAGGCCAAGGCGCAAGCGGATGCCAAGGCGAAAGCCAAGGCCCAGGCCGACGCTCAGGCGAAGGCCAAGCTTGACAAGGAACGTAGCGCCCGGCTCGCGGCCTTGCAGGGTCAGGCGGGTGGCGGCACGAGCGAGAGCGGCGAAGGACTGGCCAAGAGCGGCACAGGTCGTGGCGCGGGTGGAACAGCCACATCGGCGGGATATTCTGAGAAGGTGCAGCGCCGCGTGCGCCCGAACATTGTGTGGGCGGGGGAAACGGCGGGACTTGAAACCGTGGTCTCGGTACGTGTTTCGCCCGCGACCGGCACGCTGTTGTCGGCCTCAATCCAGCGCTCGAGCGGTAATGAGCAGTGGGACCAGGCCGCACTACGGGCAGTTCAGCGCTCGGATCCGATGCCTCTGGACACCAACGGCCAGGCGCCCGGCACGTTTTTGATCACATTGCGTCCGGCGGGTGGTTGA
- the tolR gene encoding protein TolR: MAGGPMRSSMRGSSRRAMSDINVVPYIDVMLVLLVIFMVTAPLVSPSIVNLPTVGNAAPQEQTPPVVVNINANGSMNVRYKDDGGAAQQQNMTEADLKTFVLNRQELHPDQPVVIAADKTVKYEVVMNVMSDMKARGVKRVGLLVKSQ, from the coding sequence ATGGCCGGAGGTCCAATGCGTTCCAGCATGCGCGGCAGTTCACGGCGCGCCATGTCCGACATCAACGTCGTGCCGTACATTGACGTAATGCTCGTGCTCCTTGTCATTTTCATGGTGACCGCCCCGCTCGTCTCGCCTTCCATCGTTAACCTGCCGACTGTCGGCAACGCAGCGCCGCAGGAGCAAACGCCCCCGGTCGTGGTCAATATCAATGCCAACGGCAGCATGAACGTGCGCTACAAGGACGACGGCGGTGCGGCACAGCAGCAGAACATGACGGAGGCCGATCTCAAGACGTTCGTGCTGAATCGGCAGGAGTTGCATCCCGACCAGCCCGTGGTAATCGCCGCCGACAAGACCGTGAAATATGAAGTCGTCATGAACGTGATGTCCGATATGAAAGCGCGAGGCGTCAAACGGGTTGGATTGTTAGTCAAATCGCAATGA
- the ybgF gene encoding tol-pal system protein YbgF, with protein MLYRFPSLRSVAVACLLGSAVVGGSAHAALFDDNEARKAVLDLRTKTDSLASQLSAAQRTILDQSNRLDQLNQQVATLRGQNEDLANQLTTLQKQQKDYYTDLDGRLKKFEPQQQTVDGVQGTVQPGETESFNAASTQFRNGDFKNAAASFKTFVAKYPDSPYQPTAQYWLGNALYALRDYKGSTATWQNLVKNYPTHPRAPDALLAIANNQIEQGQKAAAKKTLDQVISQYGGTEAAQSAESKMSQVK; from the coding sequence ATGTTGTATCGCTTCCCCTCGCTGCGCTCGGTCGCAGTTGCTTGTTTGTTAGGTTCGGCCGTGGTCGGCGGGTCTGCGCACGCGGCGTTGTTTGACGACAATGAAGCGCGTAAAGCCGTGCTCGATTTGCGCACGAAAACGGATAGCCTGGCTAGCCAGTTGTCCGCCGCTCAGCGCACGATCCTCGATCAATCGAATCGTCTCGACCAGTTGAATCAGCAGGTCGCTACGCTTCGAGGCCAGAATGAGGACTTGGCCAACCAATTGACGACGTTGCAAAAGCAGCAAAAGGACTACTACACCGACCTTGATGGCCGGCTGAAAAAGTTCGAACCGCAGCAGCAGACGGTGGATGGCGTGCAAGGCACGGTGCAGCCCGGCGAGACTGAATCGTTCAACGCGGCATCTACACAGTTCCGTAACGGCGACTTCAAGAATGCTGCTGCGTCGTTCAAGACGTTTGTTGCCAAGTATCCGGACAGTCCGTACCAGCCCACCGCGCAATATTGGCTGGGCAATGCGCTGTATGCTTTGCGCGATTACAAGGGTTCAACAGCAACCTGGCAAAATCTGGTGAAGAATTACCCGACGCATCCGCGAGCGCCCGATGCGCTGCTCGCAATCGCGAACAACCAGATCGAGCAAGGTCAGAAAGCCGCTGCGAAAAAGACGCTGGATCAGGTTATCTCGCAGTATGGTGGAACAGAAGCCGCGCAGTCGGCTGAAAGCAAGATGTCGCAGGTGAAGTAA
- the istB gene encoding IS21-like element helper ATPase IstB — protein sequence MNLDIDATRLSLLLNDLRLPAIKQIWSSFAERSDTEGWPAARLLMALAEHEIAERDRRRVERHLRDAKLLPGKTLENFDFDAVPMVSRAHVSALCAGDGWLRNGTNLILLGPSGGGKSHLSSAIGLSLLEKGWKVLFARTTDLVQRLQVARRELALESAINRLDRFDLVILDDFAYVSKDQAETSVLFELISARYERRSLCITANQPFGEWDKVFPDRAMTVAAVDRLVHHSTIFELNVESYRRRTALQRKQQGPGRPASRATPKNVGVPLTQEDQHGIDLTE from the coding sequence ATGAATCTCGACATCGACGCCACCCGCTTGTCGCTGCTGCTCAACGATTTGCGGCTGCCCGCCATCAAGCAGATCTGGTCCAGCTTTGCCGAGCGCTCCGACACGGAAGGCTGGCCGGCAGCGCGCCTGCTGATGGCGCTGGCCGAACACGAGATCGCCGAGCGCGATCGACGCCGAGTCGAACGTCACCTCAGGGACGCCAAGCTCCTGCCGGGCAAGACATTGGAGAACTTCGATTTCGACGCGGTGCCAATGGTGTCGCGCGCGCACGTCTCGGCGCTTTGCGCGGGCGACGGCTGGTTGCGTAACGGCACCAACCTGATTCTTCTGGGGCCTAGCGGAGGGGGCAAATCGCACTTGTCGTCGGCCATCGGACTGAGCCTGCTGGAGAAGGGCTGGAAGGTCCTCTTCGCTCGCACTACCGACCTCGTGCAACGGTTGCAGGTCGCGCGCCGCGAGCTCGCGCTGGAGTCCGCCATCAACCGGCTGGATCGCTTCGACCTGGTCATCCTGGACGATTTCGCATATGTCAGCAAGGATCAGGCAGAGACGTCAGTGCTGTTCGAGCTCATCAGCGCCAGGTACGAGCGCCGTTCCCTTTGCATAACGGCCAACCAGCCGTTTGGCGAATGGGACAAGGTTTTCCCCGACCGGGCCATGACGGTGGCCGCCGTCGACCGGCTGGTCCATCACTCGACCATCTTTGAGCTGAACGTCGAAAGCTACCGTCGCCGTACTGCCCTGCAGCGCAAGCAGCAGGGACCGGGACGCCCGGCCAGTCGAGCGACACCAAAGAACGTTGGCGTGCCACTGACACAGGAGGATCAGCACGGCATCGACCTCACCGAATGA
- the pal gene encoding peptidoglycan-associated lipoprotein Pal, whose product MMSKIRIGFAVAMVGALAACHSGVKLDEGANKGAIGTQPDANAVQQVNVDPLNDPNSPLAKRSIYFDFDSYAVRDDYQPLLQQHAQYLKSHPDRHVLIQGNTDERGTSEYNLALGQKRAEAVRRAMSLLGVADTQMEAVSLGKEKPQATGHDEASWAQNRRADLVYQQ is encoded by the coding sequence ATGATGTCTAAAATTCGTATCGGCTTTGCAGTGGCGATGGTCGGTGCATTGGCCGCATGTCATTCAGGCGTGAAGCTGGATGAAGGTGCAAACAAAGGCGCGATCGGCACGCAACCCGACGCGAACGCAGTTCAACAGGTCAATGTCGACCCGCTGAACGACCCGAACAGCCCGCTGGCGAAGCGCAGCATTTACTTCGACTTCGACAGCTACGCTGTTCGTGACGACTATCAGCCGCTGCTGCAACAACACGCACAGTACCTGAAGAGCCATCCGGACCGTCACGTCCTGATCCAGGGCAACACCGACGAACGCGGCACGAGCGAGTACAACCTGGCACTGGGCCAGAAGCGTGCTGAAGCTGTGCGTCGCGCGATGTCGCTGCTGGGTGTGGCCGACACGCAAATGGAAGCCGTGAGTCTGGGCAAGGAAAAGCCGCAGGCAACCGGGCATGATGAAGCGTCGTGGGCGCAGAATCGTCGCGCCGATCTCGTTTATCAACAGTAA
- the glyA gene encoding serine hydroxymethyltransferase, giving the protein MFDKAQSTIAQVDPELFAAIEQENRRQEDHIELIASENYTSPAVMAAQGSQLTNKYAEGYPGKRYYGGCEYVDIVEQLAIDRVKQLFGAEAANVQPNSGSQANQGVFFAMLKPGDTIMGMSLAEGGHLTHGSPVNMSGKWFNVVSYGLNEAEDIDYDKTEELAKAHKPKLIVAGASAFALKIDFERLSKIAKSVGAYFMVDMAHYAGLIAAGVYPNPVPFADFVTTTTHKSLRGPRGGVILMKAEFEKQINSAIFPGIQGGPLMHVIAGKAVAFKEALSPEFKAYQQQVADNARVLAETLVKRGLRIVSGRTESHVMLVDLRAKHITGKAAEAALGKAHITVNKNAIPNDPEKPFVTSGVRLGSPAMTTRGFGVAEAEQVGNLIADVLDAPEDEANLERVRAKVAVLTKQFPVYG; this is encoded by the coding sequence ATGTTTGATAAAGCCCAAAGTACTATCGCCCAAGTCGATCCGGAATTGTTTGCGGCGATCGAGCAGGAAAACCGCCGGCAGGAAGATCACATCGAACTGATCGCGTCGGAAAACTACACGAGCCCGGCCGTCATGGCCGCTCAAGGCTCGCAACTTACGAATAAATACGCGGAAGGCTACCCGGGCAAGCGCTATTACGGCGGCTGCGAGTACGTCGATATTGTCGAGCAACTGGCAATTGACCGCGTGAAACAACTGTTTGGCGCTGAGGCCGCCAACGTGCAGCCGAATTCCGGCTCGCAAGCGAACCAGGGTGTGTTCTTCGCCATGCTCAAGCCTGGCGACACCATCATGGGCATGAGCCTGGCCGAAGGCGGTCACCTTACGCACGGCTCGCCGGTGAACATGTCCGGCAAGTGGTTCAACGTGGTCAGCTACGGCTTGAACGAAGCCGAAGACATTGACTACGACAAGACCGAAGAGCTTGCTAAAGCGCACAAGCCGAAGCTGATCGTGGCGGGCGCGTCGGCGTTCGCACTGAAGATCGATTTCGAACGTTTGTCGAAGATCGCCAAGAGCGTTGGCGCATATTTCATGGTCGACATGGCGCATTACGCCGGCCTGATCGCCGCCGGTGTTTATCCGAATCCGGTGCCGTTCGCGGACTTCGTCACGACCACGACCCACAAGAGCCTGCGCGGCCCGCGCGGCGGCGTGATCCTGATGAAAGCCGAGTTCGAGAAGCAAATCAACTCGGCCATTTTCCCGGGCATTCAAGGTGGTCCGCTGATGCACGTGATTGCCGGTAAGGCTGTTGCGTTCAAGGAAGCGTTGTCGCCGGAATTCAAGGCTTATCAGCAACAGGTCGCGGACAACGCGCGAGTACTGGCCGAAACGCTGGTGAAGCGCGGGCTGCGGATTGTTTCGGGCCGCACCGAAAGCCACGTGATGCTGGTCGATCTGCGCGCGAAGCACATTACTGGCAAGGCAGCGGAAGCGGCGCTCGGCAAGGCTCATATCACGGTGAACAAGAACGCCATTCCGAATGATCCGGAAAAGCCATTCGTCACCAGCGGCGTGCGTCTCGGCTCGCCGGCCATGACCACGCGCGGTTTCGGCGTGGCTGAGGCCGAGCAAGTGGGTAACCTGATTGCCGACGTGCTGGATGCGCCGGAAGACGAAGCCAACCTTGAGCGCGTACGCGCGAAGGTCGCCGTGTTGACCAAGCAATTCCCGGTCTACGGCTAA
- the tolB gene encoding Tol-Pal system beta propeller repeat protein TolB: MSLMTKLGLKTLVASCLIAAGTAAHAQLNVLVTGVGSTQFPIATATFANEATSPQQISAIVRQDLARSGKFTNIDAGATPVSETDSVDLGSWKAKGADAFVSGSVNRLPNGQYEVRFRLYDTVKQQSLGGLSLVSPESGLRMSAHKIADYIYAKLLGDRGVFATRLSYVIKTGGRYQLQISDSDGQDARIALSSPEPIISPAWSPDGTKVAYVSFEKKKPIVYIHDLPTGKRVIVSNQKGNNSAPAWSPDGRKLAVALSTTGNTQIFQVNADGSGLRRLTQGSSIDTEPAYSPDGNTIYFTSDRGGQPQIYKMSANGESAGQAQRVTFTGNYNTSPRVSPDGKQIAYISRVGGGFKLYLLDLASGTATGLTDTTHDESPSFAANGQYILYATQVNGRGVLAAVSTDGRTRQVLSLQGGSVREPSWGPFMQ; the protein is encoded by the coding sequence ATGAGTTTGATGACGAAGCTTGGCCTGAAAACGCTTGTTGCATCCTGCCTGATTGCCGCGGGTACCGCCGCACACGCGCAGTTGAATGTGCTCGTGACGGGCGTGGGTTCTACCCAATTTCCTATTGCCACCGCCACGTTTGCCAACGAAGCGACTTCGCCTCAGCAGATCAGCGCGATCGTTCGTCAGGATCTGGCGCGCAGCGGCAAGTTCACGAATATCGATGCGGGCGCTACGCCTGTGTCGGAAACGGATTCCGTCGACCTCGGCAGCTGGAAGGCAAAGGGAGCAGACGCGTTCGTGTCGGGCAGCGTGAATCGCCTGCCGAACGGTCAGTACGAAGTGCGCTTCCGCCTGTACGACACGGTTAAGCAGCAAAGCCTGGGCGGCCTGTCCCTCGTCAGCCCGGAAAGCGGTCTGCGGATGAGCGCGCACAAGATTGCGGACTACATCTACGCAAAGTTACTGGGCGATCGCGGTGTTTTCGCGACGCGCCTCTCGTACGTGATCAAGACCGGCGGCCGTTACCAGTTGCAGATTTCGGACTCCGATGGCCAGGATGCGCGCATTGCGCTGTCCAGCCCCGAGCCGATCATCTCGCCGGCGTGGTCGCCTGACGGCACCAAGGTCGCGTACGTCTCATTCGAAAAGAAAAAACCCATTGTTTATATCCACGACCTGCCGACAGGCAAGCGTGTGATCGTATCGAATCAGAAGGGCAATAACAGTGCACCGGCGTGGTCGCCGGATGGCCGCAAGCTTGCGGTCGCCCTGTCGACTACCGGCAACACGCAGATTTTCCAGGTGAACGCGGACGGTAGCGGTTTGCGTCGCCTGACACAGGGCAGCTCGATTGACACCGAGCCGGCTTACTCTCCCGATGGCAACACGATTTATTTCACGAGCGACCGCGGCGGCCAGCCTCAGATCTACAAGATGTCGGCGAATGGCGAAAGCGCCGGCCAGGCACAGCGCGTCACATTTACGGGCAATTACAATACAAGCCCGCGAGTGAGCCCGGACGGCAAGCAGATTGCGTACATTTCGCGTGTTGGCGGCGGCTTCAAGCTGTATTTGCTGGACCTCGCGTCCGGCACGGCGACTGGCCTGACTGACACCACGCATGACGAATCGCCTAGTTTTGCGGCGAATGGTCAGTACATCCTCTACGCCACCCAGGTGAACGGGCGTGGCGTGTTGGCGGCTGTGTCGACCGATGGTCGTACGCGGCAAGTCTTGTCGCTTCAGGGGGGCAGCGTACGCGAGCCGTCCTGGGGCCCGTTCATGCAATAA
- the nrdR gene encoding transcriptional regulator NrdR, with amino-acid sequence MRCPFCRHEDTQVADSRVSEDGAAIRRRRRCPACDKRFTTYERVELALPSVVKKDGSRTEFDRAKIVASMQLALRKRPVAADAIDAAVARIEYQLLGSGEREVRSDRLGELVMNELRQLDTIAYVRFASVYKRFEDVSEFEDVLEEFRRAAPRKSSPRKR; translated from the coding sequence ATGCGCTGCCCCTTTTGCCGGCATGAGGACACGCAAGTGGCGGATTCGCGCGTGTCGGAAGATGGGGCGGCCATTCGCCGGCGGCGGCGTTGCCCCGCCTGCGACAAGCGTTTCACCACCTATGAGCGCGTGGAACTCGCGTTGCCGTCGGTAGTAAAGAAGGATGGCAGCCGCACCGAGTTCGATCGCGCGAAGATTGTGGCAAGCATGCAACTGGCGCTGCGCAAGCGTCCGGTTGCGGCAGACGCCATTGATGCCGCTGTTGCGCGGATCGAATACCAGTTGCTTGGCAGCGGCGAACGCGAAGTTCGCAGCGACCGCTTGGGCGAACTCGTGATGAACGAGCTGCGCCAGTTGGACACCATTGCCTACGTACGCTTTGCTTCGGTCTACAAACGCTTTGAAGACGTGTCCGAATTTGAAGACGTGCTGGAGGAATTCCGCCGCGCCGCGCCGCGCAAATCCAGTCCCCGCAAACGCTGA
- the ydfG gene encoding bifunctional NADP-dependent 3-hydroxy acid dehydrogenase/3-hydroxypropionate dehydrogenase YdfG has product MIVFVTGASAGFGAAIARTFVKGGHRVIATARRKDRLLALSQELGDALLPVELDVRDESAIKSALAALPDAFSQIDVLVNNAGLALGLEPAQRASLDDWNNMIDTNCKGLVTVTHALLPGMVERNRGHVFNLGSVAATYPYAGGNVYGATKAFVRQFSLNLRADLIGTALRVTDIEPGLCGGTEFSNVRFKGDDSKASNVYKDMQPLTPEDIADSIYWIATRPAHVNINTIELMPVAQSFAPLTVYRG; this is encoded by the coding sequence ATGATCGTATTTGTCACTGGCGCGTCCGCCGGCTTCGGCGCAGCCATTGCCCGCACGTTTGTAAAAGGCGGCCATCGCGTGATTGCAACCGCGCGCCGCAAAGACCGCCTGCTGGCGCTGTCGCAAGAACTCGGCGACGCCCTGCTTCCCGTTGAACTCGACGTTCGCGACGAATCGGCGATCAAATCAGCTCTCGCGGCGCTCCCGGACGCATTTTCGCAGATCGACGTACTCGTCAACAACGCCGGCCTGGCGCTCGGACTGGAACCGGCGCAGCGCGCGAGCCTCGACGACTGGAACAACATGATCGATACCAACTGCAAGGGGCTCGTCACGGTCACGCACGCGTTGTTGCCTGGCATGGTCGAACGCAATCGCGGGCACGTATTCAATCTGGGTTCGGTCGCAGCCACGTATCCCTACGCGGGCGGCAACGTTTATGGCGCGACCAAGGCGTTCGTACGCCAGTTCAGCCTGAACCTGCGCGCGGATCTGATCGGCACGGCGTTGCGCGTAACCGACATAGAACCGGGCCTGTGCGGTGGTACTGAATTCTCGAACGTTCGCTTCAAAGGTGACGACTCGAAGGCCTCGAATGTCTATAAGGACATGCAGCCGCTGACTCCCGAGGACATTGCCGACTCTATCTACTGGATCGCCACGCGCCCGGCGCACGTGAATATCAACACTATCGAGTTGATGCCGGTCGCGCAGTCGTTCGCCCCGTTGACCGTTTACCGCGGCTGA
- the tolQ gene encoding protein TolQ gives MNTTQDLSIVSLVIHASLLAQAVMALLLILSLLSWTYIIRKWFAIRRARNQTERFERDFWSGGDLQALYQSAANNRHTIGALERIFESGMREFLKGKERRMSDPAAILDGSRRAMRAAFQREMDVLEVNLAFLASVGSVSPYIGLFGTVWGIMNSFRGLANVQQATLANVAPGIAEALVATAIGLFAAIPAVVAYNRYAHDIDRLAIRFETFIEEFSNILQRQAH, from the coding sequence ATGAACACTACACAAGACCTGTCGATCGTTTCTCTCGTTATCCATGCAAGCCTGCTGGCGCAGGCCGTCATGGCGCTGCTGCTGATACTGTCGTTGTTGTCGTGGACTTACATCATTCGCAAGTGGTTTGCCATTCGGCGCGCACGAAATCAGACCGAGCGCTTCGAACGCGATTTCTGGTCGGGCGGCGACCTGCAGGCGCTTTATCAAAGTGCTGCCAACAACCGCCACACCATTGGTGCACTGGAGCGGATCTTCGAATCGGGCATGCGTGAGTTCCTCAAGGGCAAAGAGCGCCGCATGAGCGATCCGGCTGCCATTCTCGACGGCTCCCGCCGCGCGATGCGTGCAGCGTTCCAGCGTGAAATGGACGTGCTCGAAGTGAACCTCGCGTTTCTCGCGTCGGTGGGTTCGGTCAGTCCGTATATTGGTTTGTTCGGCACGGTCTGGGGGATCATGAATTCGTTCCGCGGGCTCGCTAACGTACAGCAGGCAACGCTTGCGAACGTGGCGCCGGGCATTGCCGAGGCGCTTGTGGCTACGGCAATCGGCCTGTTCGCCGCGATTCCGGCGGTGGTGGCGTACAACCGCTACGCACACGATATTGACCGCCTGGCCATCCGCTTCGAGACGTTTATTGAAGAGTTCTCGAACATCTTGCAGCGTCAGGCTCACTAA
- the ybgC gene encoding tol-pal system-associated acyl-CoA thioesterase, translating into MSTSEPRQANGLLTFDWPLRVYYEDTDAGGIVFYANYLKFFERARTEWLRACGIDQRALAESDGVLFVVKRTALEYSAPARLDDLIHVVSRIERIGRASVDFHQEAWRDGTLLASGDIKVASVSLGAIRPVGIPASVLNGLRRGPQKSVSSNASTVAMSAPFKSSCSEKPM; encoded by the coding sequence ATGTCCACCAGCGAGCCTCGGCAGGCGAATGGCCTCTTGACCTTCGATTGGCCGCTCCGGGTCTATTACGAAGACACTGACGCCGGCGGTATCGTCTTCTACGCGAACTACCTGAAGTTTTTCGAACGGGCGCGCACTGAATGGTTGCGCGCGTGTGGCATCGACCAGCGTGCGCTGGCCGAGTCGGACGGCGTATTGTTCGTGGTCAAGCGCACGGCGCTGGAATACTCGGCGCCCGCGCGCCTCGACGACCTCATTCATGTAGTGAGCCGGATCGAGCGTATTGGCCGGGCATCGGTGGATTTCCATCAGGAAGCGTGGCGGGACGGCACCTTGCTGGCTTCCGGCGACATCAAGGTGGCGTCAGTCAGCCTCGGCGCCATCCGGCCAGTGGGGATTCCCGCATCGGTGCTTAATGGATTACGTCGCGGACCGCAAAAATCTGTGTCAAGTAACGCGTCAACCGTGGCGATGTCAGCACCGTTTAAATCATCTTGTTCAGAAAAACCCATGTAG
- a CDS encoding ThiF family adenylyltransferase: protein MLHRDADIGTPKVESGCRTLAALNPHVVVEPHRTRLLAGNVERLLSGHDVVIDGSDNFSTRYLVNDACVRLGLPMVYGAVQGFDGQVSVFWPTQEGGSCYRCLFPEPPPPEFAPNCAEAGVLGVLPGVIGLLQATEAIKLILGIGESLSGTLLQFDALGMRFNRLRLLRDPACPRCGDGVKAGDYVDLPAACRAG, encoded by the coding sequence GTGCTGCACCGTGATGCCGATATTGGCACGCCCAAGGTCGAATCCGGTTGCAGGACCTTGGCGGCGCTCAATCCACATGTGGTCGTCGAACCGCATCGCACGCGGCTGCTGGCGGGTAATGTCGAGCGCTTGCTGAGCGGCCACGATGTCGTGATCGACGGTTCCGACAATTTTTCCACACGCTATCTGGTCAACGATGCGTGCGTGCGGTTGGGCCTGCCGATGGTCTACGGCGCAGTGCAAGGTTTTGACGGTCAGGTCAGCGTGTTCTGGCCGACGCAAGAGGGTGGCAGTTGTTATCGATGCCTGTTTCCGGAACCACCGCCGCCTGAATTTGCGCCTAACTGCGCCGAAGCGGGTGTGCTCGGCGTGCTGCCGGGAGTGATCGGGTTGTTGCAGGCGACTGAGGCGATCAAGCTGATCCTGGGTATTGGTGAGTCGCTGTCCGGTACCTTGCTGCAGTTCGACGCGCTGGGAATGCGGTTTAATCGCTTGCGGCTGTTGCGAGACCCCGCGTGTCCGCGTTGCGGCGATGGCGTGAAAGCCGGTGACTATGTGGATTTGCCTGCAGCTTGCAGGGCGGGGTGA